From the genome of Streptomyces sp. V1I1, one region includes:
- a CDS encoding SPW_0924 family protein — translation MRALVAAALGLAAALALVLTVSAIGAPPGETSPKPLLTTVPGPKK, via the coding sequence ATGCGCGCCCTCGTCGCCGCCGCCCTCGGGCTGGCCGCCGCCCTCGCCCTCGTCCTCACCGTCTCGGCGATCGGCGCGCCGCCCGGCGAGACCTCACCCAAGCCGCTGCTGACCACTGTCCCCGGCCCCAAGAAGTAG
- a CDS encoding PAC2 family protein: MLDPQGLYEWEPKGLAVVDMALAQESAGLVMLYHFDGYIDAGEAGEQIVDNLLETLPHQVVARLDHDRLVDYRARRPLLTFRRDRWSAYETPTLDVRLVQDATGAPFLLLSGPEPDVEWERFAAAVRQIVERLGVRLAVNFHGIPMGVPHTRPVGLTPHGNRTDLMPGHRSPFDEAQVPGSAEALIEYRLMESGHDVLGVAAHVPHYVARSSYPDAALTALEAITAATGLVLPGVAHSLRTEAHRTQTEIERQIGEGDEELVALVQGLEHQYDAVAGAETRGSLVAEPVDLPSADEIGRDFERFLAEREGDA, from the coding sequence GTGCTTGATCCGCAGGGTTTGTACGAATGGGAGCCGAAGGGCCTCGCCGTCGTCGACATGGCGCTCGCGCAGGAATCGGCCGGCCTGGTCATGCTGTACCACTTCGACGGATATATCGACGCGGGTGAAGCCGGCGAGCAGATCGTCGACAACCTGCTCGAGACGCTGCCCCACCAGGTGGTGGCCCGCTTGGACCACGACCGGCTGGTGGACTACCGCGCCCGCCGCCCGCTGCTGACCTTCCGCCGCGACCGCTGGAGCGCCTACGAGACCCCGACGCTGGATGTCCGACTGGTCCAGGACGCCACGGGCGCCCCGTTCCTGCTGCTGTCGGGCCCCGAGCCGGACGTCGAGTGGGAGCGCTTCGCCGCCGCCGTCCGACAGATCGTCGAGCGGCTCGGCGTGCGGCTCGCGGTCAATTTCCACGGCATTCCGATGGGCGTCCCGCACACCCGCCCCGTCGGCCTCACCCCGCACGGCAACCGCACGGACCTCATGCCGGGCCACCGCAGCCCCTTCGACGAGGCGCAGGTACCGGGCAGCGCGGAGGCGCTGATCGAGTACCGCCTGATGGAATCGGGCCACGACGTCCTCGGCGTCGCCGCGCATGTGCCGCACTATGTCGCACGATCTTCCTACCCTGACGCCGCGCTGACCGCTCTGGAGGCGATCACGGCCGCGACGGGCCTCGTCCTGCCGGGCGTCGCGCATTCGCTGCGCACGGAGGCGCACCGCACCCAGACCGAGATCGAGCGGCAGATCGGGGAGGGCGACGAGGAGTTGGTGGCGCTGGTGCAGGGCCTTGAGCACCAGTACGACGCGGTGGCGGGCGCCGAGACCAGGGGCAGTCTGGTCGCGGAGCCGGTGGACCTGCCGTCCGCCGACGAGATCGGCCGCGATTTCGAACGCTTCCTCGCTGAGCGGGAGGGTGACGCATAG
- the coaE gene encoding dephospho-CoA kinase: protein MLKVGLTGGIGAGKSEVSRLLETYGAVLIDADKIAREVVAPGTPGLVAVVEAFGPEILSPDGTLDRPKLGSIVFADSDRLATLNSIVHPLVGARSMELEKAAGPDAVVIHDVPLLAENNLAPLYDVVVVVDASPETQLDRLVRLRGMAESEARARMAAQATREQRRAIADLVIDNDGPLENLEPQVRKVWAELIQRAAAQPRSR, encoded by the coding sequence ATGCTGAAGGTGGGCCTGACCGGCGGAATCGGTGCCGGCAAGAGCGAAGTCTCCCGACTCCTCGAAACGTACGGAGCGGTGCTGATCGACGCCGACAAGATCGCTCGCGAGGTCGTCGCGCCCGGTACGCCCGGACTCGTGGCCGTCGTCGAGGCCTTCGGCCCGGAGATCCTCAGCCCCGACGGCACCCTGGACCGGCCCAAGCTCGGCTCGATCGTCTTCGCCGACTCCGACCGCCTGGCGACGCTCAACTCGATCGTCCACCCGCTGGTCGGGGCGCGTTCCATGGAGCTGGAGAAGGCCGCAGGGCCGGACGCCGTCGTGATCCACGACGTACCGCTGCTCGCCGAGAACAATCTGGCGCCGCTGTACGACGTGGTGGTCGTGGTAGACGCTTCGCCCGAGACGCAGCTGGACCGGCTGGTACGGCTGCGCGGAATGGCGGAGTCCGAGGCGCGTGCGCGGATGGCTGCCCAGGCCACGCGCGAGCAGCGGCGGGCCATCGCCGATCTGGTCATCGACAACGACGGGCCGCTGGAGAATCTGGAGCCGCAGGTACGGAAGGTCTGGGCGGAGCTGATCCAGCGTGCCGCCGCGCAGCCCCGCTCTCGCTAG
- a CDS encoding ADP-ribosylglycohydrolase family protein — protein MDKQSWESTAARRARIRGCLLGTETLLLSVNHSGDSDSTGAICGSLLGVRYSDVQLPASWLVLTEGRGVIAELADDLSLQTEHATVGYGEPVHPYDRYPHN, from the coding sequence GTGGACAAGCAGTCTTGGGAGAGCACGGCCGCCCGTCGGGCCAGGATCCGCGGATGCCTGCTCGGCACCGAGACCCTGCTGCTTTCGGTCAACCACTCGGGTGACAGCGACTCCACCGGGGCCATCTGCGGCAGTCTGCTCGGCGTGCGGTACAGCGATGTACAACTGCCTGCATCCTGGCTGGTGTTGACCGAGGGGCGGGGCGTGATCGCCGAGCTGGCCGACGATCTGAGCCTGCAGACCGAGCACGCCACGGTGGGTTACGGCGAGCCGGTGCATCCGTACGACCGATATCCGCACAACTGA
- a CDS encoding DUF4184 family protein, producing the protein MPFTLSHAAAVLPGIRGDGVARGPLLASALVMGSFAPDMTYFAATAVPGAMEFGNVTHAPLGVLTVDVAITAALAAVWLMVREPLLALLPAAWQGRVHAFVRGRGLPADRPLALALRFYASAVIGASTHIVWDAFTHHDRWGTELLPVLNETAAGLPVYSYAQYGTSGLAMVALVWFTVSALRRQPAVAAPASVPVLDGRGRWLAGSLLAGCVLLGVVQRCARWYAYYGWADSPLDIIPTACFGAGAGLAVGLVGYGAGMRLRGRAVRV; encoded by the coding sequence ATGCCGTTCACACTGAGCCATGCCGCGGCGGTGCTGCCGGGCATCCGCGGGGACGGGGTGGCGCGCGGTCCGCTGCTCGCCTCGGCGCTCGTGATGGGCTCGTTCGCCCCCGACATGACGTACTTCGCGGCCACCGCCGTTCCGGGCGCGATGGAGTTCGGCAATGTCACCCACGCCCCGCTCGGGGTGCTGACGGTCGATGTGGCGATCACGGCGGCGCTGGCGGCGGTGTGGCTGATGGTGCGCGAGCCGCTGCTGGCCCTGCTGCCCGCCGCCTGGCAGGGGCGTGTTCACGCCTTCGTACGAGGGCGTGGGCTGCCCGCCGACCGGCCCCTGGCGCTCGCGCTCCGGTTCTACGCGTCGGCGGTCATCGGCGCGAGCACGCATATCGTGTGGGACGCCTTCACCCACCACGACCGGTGGGGTACGGAGTTGCTGCCGGTGCTCAACGAGACGGCGGCGGGGCTGCCGGTGTATTCGTACGCGCAGTACGGCACTTCGGGCCTGGCCATGGTGGCGCTGGTGTGGTTCACGGTGTCGGCGCTGCGGCGGCAGCCCGCGGTCGCCGCGCCCGCGTCGGTGCCGGTGCTGGACGGGCGGGGGCGGTGGCTCGCCGGATCGCTGCTGGCGGGGTGCGTGCTGCTCGGCGTCGTACAGCGGTGTGCGCGCTGGTACGCGTACTACGGGTGGGCGGACTCGCCCCTCGACATCATCCCGACGGCCTGCTTCGGGGCGGGCGCGGGGCTCGCGGTGGGCCTTGTGGGGTACGGGGCGGGGATGCGGCTGCGGGGGCGCGCGGTGCGGGTCTGA
- a CDS encoding lytic transglycosylase domain-containing protein has product MAAQFGRRLRRGATTTAVAAAAVAALSASQAPGITHATTGDSQGASDATPPSGTPVTGNSPYYTDLPPLNTPDKPGTSIDLPATGTTEAGIPATVLAAYKQAEQTIAGSDPGCHVPWQLLAAIGKVESGQARGGRVDAEGTTLSPILGPVLNGVGFANISDTDNGAYDDDSTHDRAVGPMQFIPSTWETWGQDANADGRRDPNNIYDAALAAGRYLCADGRDLAVKSDLDRAILGYNHSREYLRTVLSWFEYYKRGTHEVPDGTGVLPISNGPDSSDSAESKPTPTPTPPSTPSPSPPKPGGTTTTPTPTPPPTPTPPPTPTPPPTPTPPPVSRIEDAGTGELTAMAGHAFTGRAIVRVKNTEGRTVPNQAVRFDVVGDTDTRFTGGKASVTLSTGADGTVASPALQAGEKTGNFRVRATVVGRVLPAVDFAATVTVRAADVIARTDEKVLTAAPGTEFADAVEVKATYKGAIASGVAVTATVITSADDPAVNDKGPYFKDAEGKTIRTLTDLKTDANGVLKLPKIFADDQTGTFLLRLTTPGGGIVTIELKVAAPAA; this is encoded by the coding sequence ATGGCAGCGCAATTCGGCCGCCGACTGCGCAGGGGAGCGACCACGACCGCTGTGGCCGCGGCCGCTGTGGCCGCACTCTCCGCCTCACAGGCGCCCGGCATCACGCATGCCACCACGGGCGACAGCCAGGGGGCTTCCGACGCCACCCCGCCGTCCGGCACCCCGGTCACCGGCAACTCCCCGTACTACACGGACCTTCCGCCGCTGAACACCCCGGACAAACCGGGCACTTCAATCGATCTGCCCGCGACGGGTACGACGGAAGCGGGCATACCCGCCACCGTCCTCGCGGCGTACAAGCAGGCCGAGCAGACCATCGCCGGCTCGGACCCCGGCTGCCATGTGCCGTGGCAACTGCTCGCCGCGATCGGCAAGGTGGAGTCCGGTCAGGCGCGCGGCGGCCGTGTCGACGCCGAGGGCACCACGCTCTCGCCGATCCTCGGCCCGGTCCTCAACGGCGTCGGCTTCGCGAACATTTCGGACACCGACAACGGTGCGTACGACGACGACTCGACGCACGACCGCGCGGTCGGCCCGATGCAGTTCATCCCGTCCACCTGGGAGACGTGGGGTCAGGACGCCAACGCCGACGGCCGCCGGGACCCCAACAACATCTACGATGCCGCACTCGCCGCCGGACGTTATCTCTGCGCCGACGGCCGCGACCTGGCGGTCAAGTCCGACCTCGACCGGGCGATCCTCGGCTACAACCACTCGCGCGAGTACTTGCGTACGGTTCTGTCCTGGTTCGAGTACTACAAGCGCGGCACTCACGAGGTCCCGGACGGCACTGGTGTGCTGCCGATCTCCAACGGGCCCGACAGCTCCGACTCCGCGGAGAGCAAGCCCACGCCGACTCCGACGCCCCCCTCCACCCCCAGCCCCAGCCCGCCGAAGCCCGGTGGCACCACCACCACCCCGACGCCGACGCCGCCCCCGACGCCGACGCCGCCCCCCACCCCGACGCCGCCCCCCACTCCGACGCCGCCGCCCGTCTCCCGTATCGAGGACGCCGGCACCGGCGAGCTGACCGCCATGGCGGGCCACGCGTTCACCGGACGGGCCATCGTGCGGGTGAAGAACACCGAAGGCCGGACCGTCCCGAACCAGGCCGTCCGCTTCGACGTCGTCGGCGACACCGACACCCGCTTCACCGGCGGGAAGGCGAGCGTCACCCTCAGCACCGGCGCCGACGGCACAGTCGCATCGCCCGCGCTCCAGGCGGGCGAGAAGACCGGCAACTTCCGGGTCCGGGCCACAGTGGTGGGCCGTGTCCTGCCCGCCGTCGACTTCGCCGCGACCGTCACCGTCCGGGCGGCGGACGTGATCGCCAGGACCGACGAGAAGGTCCTGACGGCCGCCCCTGGCACGGAGTTCGCGGACGCCGTCGAGGTCAAGGCCACCTACAAGGGCGCCATCGCGTCCGGTGTCGCGGTCACCGCCACCGTGATCACCTCCGCGGACGACCCGGCCGTGAACGACAAGGGCCCCTACTTCAAGGACGCCGAGGGCAAGACGATCCGCACCCTCACGGACCTGAAGACCGACGCCAACGGCGTCCTGAAGCTCCCGAAGATCTTCGCGGACGATCAGACGGGCACCTTCCTGCTCCGCCTCACCACGCCGGGCGGCGGAATCGTGACCATCGAGCTCAAGGTCGCCGCGCCGGCGGCCTGA
- a CDS encoding tetratricopeptide repeat protein produces MPKSNPETHVIDYRAAEQLLAARDPRGAVKLLDSVIAAHPENTAARLLRARAFFAAAQLRPAELEFELVLEREPDNAFAHFALARTFERAGRPEQAKRHFRLAAALDPKPEYVKAARFDAET; encoded by the coding sequence GTGCCCAAGAGCAATCCGGAGACGCACGTCATCGACTACCGCGCGGCCGAGCAGTTGCTGGCCGCGAGGGATCCGCGCGGTGCCGTGAAACTGCTGGACTCGGTGATAGCGGCCCACCCCGAGAACACCGCGGCCCGGCTGCTGCGTGCCCGCGCCTTCTTCGCCGCGGCCCAACTGCGCCCGGCCGAGCTCGAATTCGAGCTGGTCCTGGAGCGCGAGCCGGACAACGCCTTCGCCCACTTCGCACTGGCCCGCACCTTCGAACGGGCCGGCCGTCCGGAACAGGCCAAGCGCCACTTCCGCCTGGCGGCGGCGCTGGACCCGAAGCCGGAGTATGTAAAGGCCGCGCGCTTCGACGCGGAGACCTGA
- a CDS encoding acyltransferase domain-containing protein: MTTALVELPEADELAEALLDLAVPHEDINELLALRGGMTADPGLRRLLETGVQEMLEDMGRIGGGGELPRMPDDSGAPARCFPVYVFVAALPYVRAYHRERSVPDDVSRYTLADLGRHMVLHRRRRGTGGLLIPGWLGLHFRGEIYQLGRLQFQRSRLGGRSGEAVRAAGLPLGPGDFALNVHIPDFLGPITPAACDRSLARAREFFARHFPEETYRVATCHSWLLDPQLAEYLPKESNIVRFQHRFRSAYEKKEAEDDVPVGFVFGDPELPLDALPRRTTLERAIGDHLRAGRHWYSGHGWFEL, from the coding sequence GTGACAACCGCGTTGGTGGAGCTGCCGGAGGCGGACGAGCTGGCCGAGGCGCTGCTGGATCTGGCGGTGCCGCACGAGGACATCAATGAACTCCTCGCGCTGCGGGGCGGGATGACGGCGGACCCCGGGCTGCGCCGGCTGCTGGAGACGGGCGTCCAGGAGATGCTCGAGGACATGGGCAGGATCGGCGGAGGCGGGGAACTGCCGCGGATGCCCGATGACTCGGGCGCGCCTGCCCGCTGCTTCCCGGTGTACGTCTTTGTCGCGGCCCTCCCGTACGTACGGGCGTACCACCGGGAGCGTTCCGTGCCGGACGACGTCTCCCGTTACACGCTGGCCGACCTCGGCCGCCATATGGTCCTTCACCGCAGGCGCCGGGGCACCGGCGGACTGTTGATACCGGGCTGGCTGGGGCTGCACTTCCGGGGCGAGATCTACCAGTTGGGGCGGTTGCAGTTCCAGCGGTCCCGGCTCGGCGGGCGGAGCGGCGAGGCCGTGAGGGCGGCCGGACTGCCGCTGGGGCCGGGGGACTTCGCGCTGAATGTGCACATCCCCGACTTCCTCGGGCCGATCACGCCCGCGGCGTGCGACCGGTCCCTCGCCCGGGCCAGGGAGTTTTTCGCGCGCCACTTCCCCGAGGAGACGTACCGGGTCGCCACCTGCCACTCATGGCTGCTCGACCCGCAGCTCGCCGAGTATCTGCCGAAGGAATCCAACATCGTCCGCTTCCAGCACCGCTTCCGTTCCGCGTACGAGAAGAAGGAGGCGGAGGACGACGTTCCGGTCGGCTTTGTGTTCGGCGATCCGGAACTGCCGCTCGACGCGCTGCCGCGCCGCACGACGCTGGAGCGCGCGATCGGCGACCATCTGCGGGCGGGCCGCCACTGGTACTCCGGCCACGGCTGGTTCGAGCTCTGA
- a CDS encoding ATP-dependent RNA helicase — protein sequence MIRDEALGSLPVRSALPALERALDEHGCAVLCAPPGTGKTTLVPLALAERGARVVVAEPRRIAARAAARRMAWLLGEKVGGKVGFTVRGERVVGRGTVVEVVTTGVLLQRLQRDQELAGVDVVILDECHERHLDADTVAAFLLDVRAALRPELRLVAASATTDAQGWAHLLGDAPVVQAQGVTHPVEVVWAPPARPVRPPHGMRVDPALLTHVAAVVRRALAERAGDVLCFLPGVGEIARVAGQLGNVEAEVLQVHGRAPAAVQDAVLSGGSGRRVVLATSVAESSLTVPGVRVVVDAGLAREPRTDHARGLSALATVRASQAAARQRAGRAGREAPGTVYRCWSEAEDARLVRFPSPEIKVADLAEFALQAACWGDPAASSLALLDPPPAGALAAARSVLTAVGAVDAAGRATERGIRMARLGLHPRLARALLDGAHEVGARRAAEVVALLSEEPPREYGDDLAAAWRSARRGGDAYAGRWRAEAGRLASSLSSVPHPAPSRNWGLRPQTPSPQSPPDFVRGDPQRAENPASPAFEARGPGRSPGAGRGGVGESHLSDDAAAGVVAALAFPERVAKARGEGAFLMASGTGGELVPGSGLRNAPWLAVAVADRPAHSASARVRLAAVVDEESARTAAAHLLVTGEEVHWENGDVVAREVERLGAIELSVRALKDPDPALVREALLDGLRREGLGLLRRTRESEGLRERLAFLHRELGAPWPDVSDAALLDRTDEWLEPELSRARRRADLGRVQAGQALQRLLPWASGDAARLDELAPERIEVPSGSRIRVEYGGPQPVLAVKLQELFGLRETPTVAGVPVLVHLLSPAGRPAAVTADLASFWKDGYRSVRAELRGRYPKHPWPEDPSTAEPTRHTKARLSRESGS from the coding sequence GTGATCCGCGACGAAGCACTCGGCAGCCTGCCCGTACGCTCCGCCCTGCCCGCCCTGGAGCGGGCGCTGGACGAGCACGGGTGTGCCGTGCTGTGCGCGCCCCCCGGAACCGGCAAGACCACCCTCGTGCCGCTGGCCCTCGCCGAACGCGGCGCACGCGTCGTGGTCGCCGAGCCGCGGCGGATCGCGGCGCGGGCCGCGGCCAGGCGGATGGCGTGGCTGCTGGGCGAGAAGGTCGGCGGGAAGGTCGGCTTCACCGTGCGCGGGGAGCGCGTGGTGGGGCGCGGGACGGTGGTGGAGGTGGTGACCACCGGTGTGCTGTTGCAGCGGCTGCAGCGCGACCAGGAGCTGGCCGGGGTCGATGTGGTGATCCTCGACGAGTGTCATGAGCGGCATCTGGACGCCGACACGGTGGCCGCCTTTCTGCTGGATGTACGGGCCGCGCTGCGCCCCGAGCTGCGGCTGGTGGCGGCCTCGGCGACCACCGACGCGCAGGGCTGGGCGCATCTGCTCGGCGATGCGCCGGTGGTTCAGGCGCAGGGCGTGACGCATCCGGTGGAGGTGGTGTGGGCCCCTCCCGCACGGCCGGTGCGGCCGCCGCACGGGATGCGGGTCGATCCGGCGCTGCTGACCCATGTGGCCGCTGTGGTGCGCCGGGCGCTCGCCGAGCGCGCGGGCGATGTGCTGTGTTTTCTGCCCGGGGTCGGTGAAATCGCCCGGGTGGCGGGCCAGTTGGGGAATGTGGAGGCGGAGGTGCTCCAGGTCCACGGGCGCGCACCCGCGGCGGTGCAGGACGCGGTGCTGTCCGGGGGCTCCGGGCGCCGGGTCGTGCTCGCGACGTCGGTCGCCGAGTCGTCACTGACCGTGCCGGGCGTACGGGTCGTCGTGGACGCGGGTCTCGCGCGCGAGCCGCGCACCGATCACGCGCGAGGTCTGAGCGCGCTGGCCACGGTGCGAGCTTCGCAGGCGGCGGCGCGGCAGCGGGCGGGACGAGCCGGCCGGGAGGCTCCCGGCACGGTGTACCGCTGCTGGTCCGAGGCGGAGGACGCCAGGCTGGTGCGGTTTCCGTCACCCGAGATCAAGGTCGCTGACCTGGCGGAGTTCGCCCTGCAGGCGGCGTGCTGGGGCGATCCGGCGGCCTCGTCTCTCGCGCTGCTCGACCCGCCCCCGGCCGGTGCACTGGCCGCGGCGCGCTCGGTACTGACCGCGGTCGGCGCGGTGGACGCGGCGGGCCGGGCGACCGAACGGGGCATACGGATGGCCCGGTTGGGCCTGCATCCACGGCTGGCGCGGGCGCTCCTGGACGGCGCGCACGAGGTGGGTGCGCGCCGGGCCGCGGAGGTGGTGGCGCTGCTCAGCGAGGAGCCGCCGCGGGAGTACGGGGACGACCTGGCCGCGGCGTGGCGCTCGGCGCGGCGGGGCGGTGACGCGTATGCGGGGCGGTGGCGAGCGGAGGCGGGGCGGCTGGCGTCGTCGCTGTCGTCTGTTCCCCACCCCGCCCCTTCCCGTAACTGGGGGCTTCGCCCCCAGACCCCCAGTCCTCAATCTCCCCCAGACTTCGTCCGGGGGGACCCCCAACGGGCTGAAAATCCAGCCTCGCCGGCGTTTGAGGCGCGGGGTCCGGGGCGGAGCCCCGGTGCGGGAAGGGGCGGAGTGGGGGAAAGCCACCTCTCCGACGACGCCGCCGCCGGGGTCGTCGCCGCGCTCGCGTTTCCCGAGCGGGTGGCCAAAGCCCGTGGCGAAGGCGCGTTCTTGATGGCCTCCGGGACCGGCGGCGAGCTCGTCCCCGGATCGGGGCTGCGCAACGCGCCCTGGCTGGCCGTCGCCGTCGCGGACCGGCCCGCGCACTCCGCCTCCGCGCGGGTGCGGCTGGCCGCCGTCGTCGACGAGGAGAGCGCCCGTACGGCCGCCGCGCATCTGCTCGTCACCGGCGAGGAGGTCCACTGGGAGAACGGCGACGTCGTCGCACGGGAGGTGGAGCGGCTGGGGGCCATAGAGCTCTCCGTACGCGCCCTCAAGGACCCGGATCCCGCTCTCGTACGCGAAGCTCTGCTGGACGGGCTGCGGCGCGAGGGGCTCGGGCTGCTGCGCCGGACGCGCGAGTCGGAGGGCCTGCGCGAGCGGCTCGCCTTTCTGCACCGGGAACTGGGCGCGCCCTGGCCCGATGTGTCGGACGCCGCGCTGCTGGACCGTACCGACGAGTGGCTGGAGCCGGAGCTGTCCCGGGCCCGGCGGCGGGCCGATCTCGGGCGCGTCCAGGCCGGGCAGGCGCTCCAGCGGCTGCTGCCCTGGGCGAGCGGGGACGCGGCCCGGCTCGACGAGCTGGCGCCGGAGCGGATCGAGGTGCCGAGCGGCTCGCGGATCCGGGTGGAGTACGGCGGGCCGCAGCCCGTCCTGGCGGTGAAGCTCCAGGAGTTGTTCGGGCTGCGCGAGACGCCCACGGTCGCGGGCGTGCCGGTGCTGGTGCATCTGCTCTCGCCCGCCGGACGGCCCGCCGCCGTCACCGCGGACCTGGCGTCCTTCTGGAAGGACGGATACCGCTCCGTACGGGCGGAATTGCGCGGCCGTTATCCCAAGCACCCCTGGCCCGAGGATCCTTCGACGGCGGAGCCGACCCGGCACACCAAGGCGCGCCTCAGCAGGGAGAGCGGCAGCTGA
- a CDS encoding class I SAM-dependent methyltransferase, whose protein sequence is MFQDFEPEATRRNAGDSESSHASRGWWDRNADEYQTEHGAFLGDDRFVWGPEGLDEAEAGLLGPPGSLKGLDVLEIGAGAAQCSRWLAAQGARPVALDLSHRQLQHALRIGDDVPLVEADAGALPFLDGSFDIACSAYGAVPFVADPVKVFREVRRVLRPGGRWVFSVTHPIRWAFPDEPGPEGLSVAASYFDRTPYVEQDEAGRAVYVEHHRTIGDRVRDVVAGGFRLVDLVEPEWPDWNSHEWGGWSPLRGNLIPGTAIFVCERD, encoded by the coding sequence ATGTTCCAAGATTTCGAGCCGGAAGCCACCCGCCGTAACGCCGGCGACTCGGAGAGCAGCCACGCCAGCCGCGGCTGGTGGGACCGGAACGCCGATGAGTACCAGACCGAACACGGCGCGTTCCTCGGCGACGACCGCTTCGTGTGGGGGCCGGAAGGGCTCGACGAGGCGGAGGCCGGGCTGCTGGGTCCGCCCGGTTCGCTGAAGGGGCTCGACGTCCTCGAGATCGGCGCGGGCGCCGCGCAGTGCTCGCGCTGGCTGGCCGCACAGGGCGCGCGCCCGGTGGCCCTGGACCTCTCCCACCGGCAGCTCCAGCACGCCCTGCGGATCGGCGACGACGTCCCTCTGGTCGAGGCGGACGCGGGGGCGCTGCCCTTCCTGGACGGCTCCTTCGACATCGCGTGCTCGGCGTACGGGGCGGTGCCGTTCGTCGCGGACCCGGTCAAGGTCTTCCGCGAGGTACGGCGTGTGCTGCGGCCGGGCGGGCGGTGGGTCTTCTCGGTCACCCACCCGATCCGCTGGGCGTTCCCCGACGAGCCGGGCCCCGAGGGTCTTTCGGTGGCCGCCTCGTACTTCGACCGCACTCCCTACGTCGAGCAGGACGAGGCGGGTCGTGCGGTGTATGTGGAGCACCACCGGACGATCGGCGACCGCGTGCGGGACGTGGTGGCCGGCGGATTCCGGCTGGTGGATCTCGTCGAGCCCGAGTGGCCCGACTGGAACAGCCACGAGTGGGGCGGCTGGTCCCCGCTGCGCGGGAATCTGATCCCCGGCACGGCGATCTTCGTCTGCGAGCGCGACTGA
- a CDS encoding DUF3068 domain-containing protein: MRRRASLVLLAFAVFFAALSPLLRWYAFPRLAKIPAGQYQEMVLEAKPATLLDYGSLTAKEVEKVTIVQTLKGNVEESEKIERSAGRDVVVWDSLSYVQGPDGKMVSQIPERYIFDAHSQAPVHATGESVDGDAVRREGIEFKWPFLTEKRAYEYFDAQARTSAPIHYKGTQKFRGLDVYYFEQTIPWTKVPYPKKMPIPGIDATTLEQQTGTTRWYTTKRMFWVDPVTGAPVNGEEIHKEELRGGTLLGGRDKVTAFAGHVKMRPDYIDSTVELVRSQRQLVLLMTSYLPWGFLVLGGALLALALVLEARSRRPQTPAADPEPEPVPV; encoded by the coding sequence ATGCGCCGCAGAGCGAGCCTCGTACTCCTCGCATTCGCCGTCTTCTTCGCCGCGCTCTCCCCGCTGCTGCGCTGGTACGCCTTCCCGCGGCTCGCGAAGATCCCGGCCGGCCAGTACCAGGAGATGGTGCTGGAGGCGAAGCCCGCCACCCTCCTCGACTACGGCTCGCTCACGGCGAAGGAGGTCGAGAAGGTCACCATCGTGCAGACGCTCAAGGGCAATGTGGAGGAGTCCGAGAAGATCGAGCGCAGCGCCGGCCGCGACGTCGTCGTCTGGGACTCCCTCTCGTACGTCCAGGGCCCCGACGGCAAGATGGTCTCCCAGATCCCCGAGCGCTACATCTTCGACGCCCACAGCCAGGCGCCCGTGCACGCCACCGGCGAGTCGGTCGACGGCGACGCGGTACGGCGCGAGGGCATCGAGTTCAAGTGGCCGTTCCTCACCGAGAAGCGGGCCTACGAGTACTTCGACGCCCAGGCCCGTACGTCCGCGCCCATCCACTACAAGGGGACGCAGAAGTTCCGCGGGCTCGACGTCTACTACTTCGAGCAGACCATCCCGTGGACCAAGGTGCCGTACCCGAAGAAGATGCCCATCCCGGGGATCGACGCGACCACGCTGGAGCAGCAGACCGGCACCACCCGCTGGTACACCACCAAGCGGATGTTCTGGGTCGACCCGGTCACCGGCGCGCCGGTCAACGGCGAGGAGATCCACAAGGAAGAGCTGCGCGGCGGCACGCTGCTGGGCGGCCGCGACAAGGTCACCGCGTTCGCCGGGCATGTGAAGATGCGTCCCGACTACATCGACTCGACCGTCGAACTGGTCAGGTCCCAGCGGCAGTTGGTGCTGCTGATGACCTCGTACCTGCCCTGGGGCTTCCTCGTACTGGGCGGCGCGCTGCTGGCGCTCGCACTGGTCCTGGAGGCGCGTAGCCGCAGGCCGCAGACGCCCGCGGCCGATCCGGAGCCCGAGCCCGTCCCTGTCTGA
- a CDS encoding DUF6343 family protein, whose product MRTGSEPTTARSPLRLRLWLSVWGLIWAGTGTAAFALAGRPGWAVACGVLMLIVTIDLFMVLRHIHQGPHYQPGRDIPPYEPDHGGRSPRPGR is encoded by the coding sequence ATGCGCACTGGGAGTGAACCGACAACTGCACGCAGTCCCCTGCGACTGCGGCTCTGGCTGAGTGTATGGGGCCTGATCTGGGCCGGGACGGGCACGGCGGCCTTCGCCCTCGCGGGGCGTCCCGGCTGGGCGGTGGCGTGCGGGGTGCTGATGCTGATCGTCACCATTGATCTGTTCATGGTCCTGCGGCACATCCACCAGGGGCCGCACTACCAGCCGGGCCGCGACATCCCGCCGTACGAACCGGACCACGGCGGCCGCAGCCCGCGTCCCGGTCGCTAG